The Deltaproteobacteria bacterium region GGCGCTGCGCGCCTCAGCGACCCGCCTGTCGAGCTCGGCCACTCTCCCGTCCGTCTCCTCCAGCCCCTCGAGCTCGGCCTCGATGGCCGCCTTGCGCTCCAGTATGTCTTCTATGGCGGCGCCGTACTTGCGCTTGAGCCTCCCGATGAGGTCGAGCCGGCCCTGCACCTCGTCGAGCCTCGCCGGGTCGGCCTCGACCGTCGAGGCGTAGTCGCGCAGGAAGGCGGCTGCGTCCTCCACGGCGTAAAGGGCCGACTCCAGCCCCTTTCGGACCTCTTCGAGCGCAGGGTCGATGCGCTCCATCTCGCTCAGGGCGCGCACCACGGCGCCGATCTTCTCGACCACGGCCCCCGACTGCGAGTATAGCACACTTTCGGCCTCGCCGCTCATGGACGCAAGCCTCTCGGCGCTTGCGAGCCTTCGCCGCTGCGCCTCGAGCTCGTCGTCCTCGCCGGGGGAGAGCGCGGCCGCCTCTATCTCGTCGCGCTGGAAGCGCAGAAGCTCCTCTCTGCCGGCCCTTGCGGCGGCCTCGGCCCGAAGCCTCTCAAGGCGCCCGCAGGCGTCTGCAAGCTCATCCCACAGGCGGGCCATGCGCTCCGCAGCCGCACCGAGTCCGCCGTAGCCGTCGAGAAGCCCCATGTGCTCTTCGGCCCTCGTGAGCCTCTGGTGCTCGCTCTGGCCCAGTATGTCGACGAGACGGGCCGAGAGAGCGGAGAGCACGGCGAGCGACGTCATGGAGCCGTTGACGTAGACGCGGTTTCTGCCCGAGCGCGTGAGCACGCGCTTTACGACGAGCTCGTCGGCCGCCTCGATGCCGGCCTCTTCGAGCACGGCCGCAACGCCGCCGTCACCGGCCGCGTCGAAGAGCGCCTCCACCACGGCCTCGTCACAGCCGCTTCGGATGAGATCGGTCGAAGCCCTGGCGCCGAGCACCAGGGCGAGGGCGTCGATGATTATGCTCTTGCCCGCCCCCGTCTCGCCGGTGAAGACGTTGAGCCCCCTTACCGGCTCTACGGAGAGCTCGTCTATTATGGCGATGTCTCTTATGCGAAGCTCAAGGAGCATGGCGGATTCCGGCGCGGAGACGGGGGGCGGAGCTCTTCTCAGCCCCCTTTGCCGTCGTTCTTCAGGGGATGACTGTCGGCCTTGACCTCCCAGAGCAGCCTCTCGCGGAGGATGTCGAAGTAGCTCTTGCCCGAGCGGTGCCTCACGAGATAGATGCTCCTGGAGGACCTGCGCATGTCGATCACGTCACCGCACGCGAGGGCCGTCTCTACCTGGCCGTCCAGCGTGAGGCGTATCTCGGCGGGGTCGGCGCACAGGCGCACCTCCACCTGCATCCAGTCGGGAATGACCAGCGGGCGGTTGGTGAGGTTGAAGGGGCAGATGGGCACGACGATGATGGAGTGGATCGTCGGGTAGAGGATGGGACCGGCCGCCGAGAGCGAGTAGGCCGTGGAGCCCGTGGGTGTGGCGACGATGAGGCCGTCGGCCCTGTAGGTCGTAACGTACTCGCGGTTTATGCGGGTTTCCAGCCGCACCAGCCGCGCCCCCACGCCCTTGAGCACGGCGTCGTTGAGCACGTCGTGCCGGGCGACGACCCTGCGGCCGCGGCGCACCTTGACGGCGAGCATCATGCGCTCCTCGATGCCGTAGTCGCCCTCGAGCATCCTCTCCAGGAGCCCGAAGACCTCCTTCTCGGTCACGGAGGTGAGAAAGCCGAGCCCGCCGAGGTTCACGCCCACAAGCGGCACCTTGCGCCCTCCCACGATCCGCGCCGCCGAGAGCATGGTGCCGTCGCCGCCGAGCACCACGATGGCGTCGACGAGCCGGGGCATGGAGGCGAGCCGGCAGACCCTCGCGCCGCGGACATTCACGTCCAGCGCGTCGTCCACGTAGACCGTCACCCCGCGCCCGGTGAGCCACCTGCACAGGACGGGCACGAACCTCACGGCGCGAGGCTTGGAATGGTTCACGACGAAACCGATCTTCTTCATGACTCCGCCTTCCCGCCGGCAAGGAGCTCTCCGGCCGGGGAGCGCGCCCCCGCAACCCGCCCCTCTGCCCCGCCGTTTCGCTGGATAGAACTCAGCCGCCGGGCCTATGGGGCTCGATGACGACCTTCATGGACTCGCCGGCCCTTGCCGTCAGCGCGAAGCCCCGCGCCGCGTCGTCGAGCGGGAGCCTGTGGGTCACCATGTCCTCCACCTCGACCCTGCCCGAGGCCATGAGGTCGAGGGCCGTCAGCGTGTCCCCGGGCGGAGAGGCGTAGGTGTTGACGAGCTTTACGTTGTCGCGCCAGAGCTCGAAGAGCGGCATGGGATAAGTCTCGCCCGGCCCCTTGGGCGCGAAGAAGATTATGGTGCCTCCCCGCTCCACGCACTCCACGGCCTGGGCTATGGCCGAGTCGTGGGCCGTGCAGAGCACGACGAAGTCGGCGAGCCTTCCGGCCGTGGCCTCCCTTACGGCCCCGGCCACGTCGGCGTCGGCGGCCACGGCGAGGTCCGCGCCCGCGCGCCTGGCCGCCTCGAGCCTGAAGGCGTTGACGTCGGTGGCCACCACCGGCCCCGCCCCGAGAGCGCGGACAAGCTTTATGTGGAGGATGCCGGAGATGCCGCTTCCGAGCACGAGCACGCTCCTGCCGGGCTCGAAACGGGCGACGCGAAGCCCCCTCACTACACAGCCGAGAGGCTCGGAAAAGGAGCCCTCG contains the following coding sequences:
- the recN gene encoding DNA repair protein RecN; this encodes MLLELRIRDIAIIDELSVEPVRGLNVFTGETGAGKSIIIDALALVLGARASTDLIRSGCDEAVVEALFDAAGDGGVAAVLEEAGIEAADELVVKRVLTRSGRNRVYVNGSMTSLAVLSALSARLVDILGQSEHQRLTRAEEHMGLLDGYGGLGAAAERMARLWDELADACGRLERLRAEAAARAGREELLRFQRDEIEAAALSPGEDDELEAQRRRLASAERLASMSGEAESVLYSQSGAVVEKIGAVVRALSEMERIDPALEEVRKGLESALYAVEDAAAFLRDYASTVEADPARLDEVQGRLDLIGRLKRKYGAAIEDILERKAAIEAELEGLEETDGRVAELDRRVAEARSAALEAAGELSKARRAAAARLEESLVGEMADLGMEGCAFRVEIDSDPSRLSASGVDRVRFLIATNAGEELKPLDRVASGGELSRIMLAMKRLGAAGSVPTLVFDEVDAGIGGTTARAVGGKLREVADAGGRQVLCITHLPQIAALADRHFCVSKGRRPSGRTVTTVEVVTGERRVEALARMLGGARTSGAVMDHARELIDGAAAEKT
- a CDS encoding NAD(+)/NADH kinase, whose protein sequence is MKKIGFVVNHSKPRAVRFVPVLCRWLTGRGVTVYVDDALDVNVRGARVCRLASMPRLVDAIVVLGGDGTMLSAARIVGGRKVPLVGVNLGGLGFLTSVTEKEVFGLLERMLEGDYGIEERMMLAVKVRRGRRVVARHDVLNDAVLKGVGARLVRLETRINREYVTTYRADGLIVATPTGSTAYSLSAAGPILYPTIHSIIVVPICPFNLTNRPLVIPDWMQVEVRLCADPAEIRLTLDGQVETALACGDVIDMRRSSRSIYLVRHRSGKSYFDILRERLLWEVKADSHPLKNDGKGG
- a CDS encoding alcohol dehydrogenase — translated: MKAAVYYSNSDVRIEDVPRPAAGPGELVVKVMASGICGSDVMEWYRIRKAPVILGHEIAGVVEEVGEGVERFKVGEAVTAAHHVPCNTCRYCLAGGHSVCELLRTTNFDPGGFCEYVRVPAVNVDRGVFRLPRGMSFIEGSFSEPLGCVVRGLRVARFEPGRSVLVLGSGISGILHIKLVRALGAGPVVATDVNAFRLEAARRAGADLAVAADADVAGAVREATAGRLADFVVLCTAHDSAIAQAVECVERGGTIIFFAPKGPGETYPMPLFELWRDNVKLVNTYASPPGDTLTALDLMASGRVEVEDMVTHRLPLDDAARGFALTARAGESMKVVIEPHRPGG